A single Saccopteryx bilineata isolate mSacBil1 chromosome 9, mSacBil1_pri_phased_curated, whole genome shotgun sequence DNA region contains:
- the UPK1A gene encoding uroplakin-1a, protein MASAAAEAEKGSPIVVGLLVVGNIIILLSGLALFAETVWVTADQYRVYPLMGISGKDDVFAGAWIAIFCGFSFFVVASFGVGAALCHRRSMILTYLVLMLIVYIFECASCITSYTHRDYMVSNPSLITKQMLTFYSADTDQGQELTRLWDRIMIEQECCGTSGPMDWVNFTSAFRTATPEVVFPWPPLCCQRTGNFIPFNEEGCRLGHVDYLFTKGCFEHIGHAIDSYTWGISWFGFAILMWTLPVMLIAMYFYTTL, encoded by the exons ATGGCTTCTGCAGCAGCAGAGGCGGAGAAGGGGTCTCCGATTGTGGTGGGGCTGCTAGTTGTGGGCAACATCATCATTCTG CTGTCAGGACTGGCCCTGTTTGCTGAGACGGTGTGGGTGACAGCTGACCAGTACCGTGTATATCCACTGATGGGCATCTCGGGCAAGGACGATGTCTTCGCCGGTGCCTGGATTGCTATCTTCTGTGGCTTCTCCTTCTTCGTGGTGGCCAGCTTTGGTGTGGGCGCAGCGCTCTGCCACCGGCGGTCCATGATCCTCACG taCCTGGTGCTCATGCTCATCGTCTACATTTTTGAGTGTGCCTCCTGCATCACGTCCTACACCCACCGAGACTAT ATGGTGTCCAACCCATCCCTGATCACCAAGCAGATGCTGACGTTCTACAGTGCAGACACAGACCAGGGCCAAGAACTGACTCGCCTCTGGGATCGCATCATGATTGAG CAAGAGTGCTGTGGCACATCTGGTCCCATGGACTGGGTGAACTTCACATCAGCCTTCCGAACGGCCACCCCGGAGGTGGTGTTTCCCTGGCCCCCACTGTGCTGTCAGCGGACTGGCAACTTCATTCCCTTCAATGAAGAAGGCTGCCGCCTAGGCCACGTGGACTACCTGTTCACCAAG GGCTGCTTCGAACACATTGGCCATGCCATCGACAGCTACACATGGGGCATCTCGTGGTTTGGGTTTGCCATCCTGATGTGGACG ctccctgtGATGCTCATAGCCATGTATTTCTACACCACATTGTGA